One segment of Sulfitobacter sp. W027 DNA contains the following:
- a CDS encoding GMC family oxidoreductase, whose product MTKQLPKVDVILVGFGWTGAIYAEKLTAAGMEVLALERGPWRDTPKDFATTFAQDELRYYWRHGMFQEASQSTVTFRNNGAQTALPMRHWGSFLPGNGVGGSGVHWNGQTYRFLPSDFVAKSHNEERYGPLPEGMTVQDYGVTYEELEPHFDYFEKICGICGTAGNLRGDIRKGGNPFEGPRSDDYPNPPMQMTFSQDRFEASARDMGLNPFPVPSANMSRAYVNPLGMQLAPCTYCGFCEKHGCGNYSKSSPQTTIIPVLMKRENFTLRTDSEVLSVEKSPDGTRATGVTYIDTSGEEFFQPAEVVVLCAYPLENTRLMLLSDIGTPYDPQTGEGVVGKNYCYQVMSGATVFYDEEYTNGFVGAGALGMAVDEYNGDNFDHSGLGFIGGGYIACYTTNARPIESHPVPEGVPGWGSEWKQSVRANFLKTTTVGVHGASMAHRSNYLDLDPTYTDRHGRPLLRMTYDFTLNDRRLTAHITPVAEEIARGMGGREVNVAERKGSYDSMPYQTTHNTGGTIMGTDPQTSVCNRYCQSWDLHNLFVAGAGLFPQNAGYNPTGTVAALAYWSVAAIIDQYMADPGPLVQA is encoded by the coding sequence ATGACGAAACAGCTTCCAAAGGTCGACGTGATTCTGGTCGGTTTCGGCTGGACCGGGGCGATCTACGCCGAGAAGCTGACCGCCGCTGGGATGGAGGTGCTGGCACTGGAACGCGGGCCGTGGCGCGACACGCCCAAGGATTTCGCCACCACCTTCGCGCAGGACGAACTACGCTATTACTGGCGCCACGGCATGTTTCAGGAAGCCTCGCAATCCACTGTCACCTTCCGCAACAACGGCGCGCAAACGGCGTTGCCGATGCGGCACTGGGGGTCCTTCCTGCCGGGCAATGGCGTGGGCGGTTCGGGCGTGCATTGGAACGGCCAGACCTACCGGTTCCTGCCGTCGGATTTTGTCGCGAAAAGCCATAATGAAGAACGCTATGGCCCGCTGCCCGAAGGGATGACGGTGCAGGACTACGGTGTCACCTATGAGGAGTTGGAACCGCATTTCGACTATTTCGAGAAGATCTGCGGCATCTGCGGCACGGCGGGCAACCTGCGGGGCGACATCCGTAAGGGCGGCAACCCTTTCGAGGGGCCGCGCAGCGATGACTACCCCAATCCGCCGATGCAGATGACCTTTTCGCAGGACCGGTTCGAGGCTTCGGCGCGGGATATGGGGTTGAACCCTTTCCCGGTGCCTTCGGCCAATATGTCGCGCGCCTATGTCAATCCGCTAGGGATGCAGCTGGCGCCCTGCACCTATTGTGGCTTTTGCGAGAAACACGGCTGCGGCAACTATTCCAAATCTTCGCCGCAGACCACGATTATCCCGGTCTTGATGAAGCGGGAGAATTTCACCCTACGCACGGATTCCGAAGTGCTTTCGGTCGAGAAATCCCCTGATGGCACCCGCGCCACCGGGGTCACCTACATCGATACCAGTGGCGAGGAATTTTTCCAGCCGGCCGAGGTTGTGGTGCTCTGTGCTTACCCGCTGGAGAACACCCGCCTGATGCTCTTGTCCGACATCGGCACGCCATATGATCCGCAGACCGGTGAAGGCGTGGTAGGCAAGAACTACTGCTATCAGGTGATGTCCGGCGCGACGGTCTTTTACGATGAGGAATATACCAACGGCTTTGTCGGCGCGGGCGCGCTCGGCATGGCGGTGGATGAATACAATGGCGACAATTTCGACCATTCCGGGCTGGGCTTTATCGGGGGTGGCTATATTGCCTGCTACACCACCAACGCGCGGCCCATCGAAAGCCATCCGGTGCCTGAGGGCGTGCCGGGCTGGGGCAGCGAATGGAAACAGTCGGTCCGGGCCAATTTCCTCAAGACCACCACCGTGGGCGTGCACGGCGCCTCGATGGCGCATCGCAGCAACTACCTTGATCTTGATCCCACCTATACCGACCGACATGGCAGGCCGCTCTTGCGCATGACCTATGATTTCACGCTGAACGACCGCCGGCTGACTGCCCATATCACCCCGGTGGCCGAAGAGATTGCCCGAGGCATGGGCGGGCGCGAGGTCAACGTGGCCGAGCGCAAGGGATCATACGACTCGATGCCCTATCAAACCACGCATAACACCGGCGGCACGATCATGGGGACTGACCCGCAAACGAGCGTATGCAACCGCTATTGCCAGAGTTGGGACCTGCACAACCTCTTCGTCGCCGGGGCAGGGCTGTTTCCCCAAAACGCGGGCTACAACCCGACCGGGACCGTGGCGGCGCTGGCCTATTGGTCGGTCGCGGCGATCATCGATCAATATATGGCCGACCCCGGCCCGCTGGTGCAGGCATGA